The window TTGGAATGTAACAAGGGGGGAGGTGAAAACTTTTGCAAGGCACTGTTGGCCGGTGTGAGAGCGTGTACAGAGTAGTAGGATGTTTGCTTGTTATCTTACAGCAGCAGCCTGTGGCAGCAAGTCCACGATGGCGGCAGCCCGCTGTCGTAAAGCTTCGTCACTGCTGTACTGTATCATCTCGAGCACGGACTGGCCATTTTGCTTCACAAACTCCTCCCCCGcctgcagaaaaaaagcttGGTGAGGCGAGGCTGACTGTCCGTTGTCTTACATTACACCCAAGGTCACGAAGGGCCAGAGCCCAAACACAACATACTCAACTAAGCATGTAATCACAGTTTGTCCACCAAACTCCCCGAAAGTACACTTCAATGAAGATATTTTTTAGTTCTATTTCTATTTAAAGTTCTCCATCAGTGATTACAGACCCACCTGTTGGCTACTTGTCACCAGCAGGTACAGCACTTCTAGACTCAGAGTTACAACTTCGGGGTCTGCCATCTTGAGTGTGGCAcagagaggagggaggaggcCACCTTGTGTCAACATGAGGGAGAATACCGAACCTTTATGAGCAACATTGCCCACAATCCTCAGCACCTGCACATATGAAGAGGGTAACATTAAGGCAAAGGTTTAGTAAAGCCATACAACATCACAAAATATCAGGAACATGAAGAAGTGCTTAACTTCTTAATGCAAGTCGGCTGTCCCGCAAACAGTGCATCAAGAATGTATTCACAATGCTTcagatttttcacattttgaggtccaatttttacatttttacctaATTGTACACAagtgaaagcaaagtgattgtcattgtgaaacactgcagcacaggacaagcagtgtgtggggacggcgctttgctcagtgacacctcattTGCACCTtcgcggttcaggatttgaaccggcaaccttccgattacgggtctgcttccttacccgctgggccatgTGCATAATTTTCAAGCATGGGGTGTTGCAAATTTAATACGTTTTGGAATAATCCTTTAACATAGCACAATTTGGAAAACTTACAGGATGAACTGTTTCTTCAAAAGCAAAAGCCTGATTAAAATACCACTACATTCAAGTCCACAATGAGTGTATGTAACTTCTGACCACAACTTTGTTCACCTagctatctatttatttatgtaaaattgCTCTGGGCTGCACTCACCATGCAGTTGATTCCAAGAGACAAAGGTAGAAGCTGGAGAAGCCCGGGCAACAGACCAAAGGACAATAAAGCAGAACACCATGCAGGGGAGTCAGCTATTGGGAGAAAAAAATTTGATTATTACTTTTACACTGTTGTGCCGACATGCAAAATTAAATGTTATATAATAATGTGATATTATATTATGACTATCTGTGCAATAATGTAATCTGTGTATTCTTTACAGTCTATTATATTTAACCTCTCACCACAATCTGGTGCATTTTGGTGAAGGTTAGTGCTGAGCAATAAGGCAAAAACATTGAGATATACTCAAATTGAATGATTAGATTAGATTGGTTTACATAGCAAAACAAGACATTCAGAAGGTTCTAAGGCTCTAAGATGTTgaggaaaaaacatttctaatatttaatttttatttaaaaaattacttGCTCTAGTTTCaagtatattttattaaatttgcgGGCATcagtcaatattttttttgtaaaaaaaaatttaagtttaaatttttttttttttaagttttaaagtgaagtgattgtcacatgtgatacacagcagcacagcacacggtgcacacagtgaaatttgtcctctgcatttatcccatcaccctgagtgagcagtgggcagccatgacaggggcccggggagcagtgtgtggggacggtgctttgctcagtggcaccttggcagatcaggattcgaaccggcaacctactgaatacagggttgcttccttaaccgctaggccaccactgcccctaaatatGAACGAGACTCTCTTGGGATGTCTGGCAGCCATAAGTctccatttaaatgtaatgtcagCACTCAAAATATGCCAacttctgccatttttatcatGACCATCATGAGCTGAATTTTAGAACAGTCATCGATTGAGAGATCGTCCAGCCCAAGTGGTGGTACCTGTGAGGTTGTTCACTACCCAAAGAGTCTCTTTTGTGAGGGCTGGGTGCATCTGGAGGACCCTGTGAGAAAATCCACATAGCGCAGACAGGACACGGGTGTCCCTCACACACTCTTCAGTGTTTTCGCATGCACTGCTTGCCAGGAGATTGCCCAGGCAACGGACCAAGGGCCAAATGAGCTGTTTGgggtaaaagaaaaaataaaaaaaattaacgaAACATTACATTTTAGGCTGCCCCACTATACAAGCATATCCTCAAAATATGTTACATTAGATTTTCATAAGATAACCAGGAATACACCAAATTTCAATCAAAAAACACTTCACAGAATTCAAGACTGAAAATGTAGGGAAGGTATTAAGACATACTAGCTCCAATCCTTCTTGAAGGTCACCTTGAGCCACAGTCTCTTCAAGAGTTATCAGGAGGGAGGAGCAACGTGACACAACACCTTGGCTGATCAGTTCACTTTTGTCCACTTCGCTGTCAGGGAGTCAGGAAACGCATTgctcaatttttctttttcactaatcgggtataaacaaaaaaaaaacagattcttcAAAAGAACTTCAATCCCTCACCAGCTGGCCAAGTAGTGCAAGCACCAAGCACATTCAATAGCAGCTCCAATGCCAAACtcagggtcaggggtcagtCCAGCAACGAGATGAGGGATCAGTCCCAAAGTCAAAACCAACCTGCGAGCAATCGTCCACCAATCAGCATTGCAGGAAACAATGTTTATTATGTGTGAGGTGTGGAGATCACATTtctaaaatacataaaaatgtcaaaaacctTTTTTAATGCCAGTCAAATAAGTGGTACTTGGCATCTGAGAAGCACTATTTACACATATTACTGTTACTCAGTAATGCTTTTGTATACTGGTGGTTCAAAATGTTGGGTTGTGTCTGGAAGTCAGCTGTGTGGGTGAGACTCACGGTGCAACTTTCGAAGCGCCTTCTCTGGCTTGGAGTAACTGGGAGAGCGTAAACGCCACAGCTTCCAGCACGGCTAGACTCCCACCATGGTTCTGACGGAGCACAAACTCAGTCCAAATCCGCTGCTGGACCTGTCCTCTCACACAGTTTGAATGAATGCCCTGGAAAATGCTTACCTGTATACAGCTGACCAGCGCCATCACTATCCCCTGGGCCTGCAGCCTTTCCCTCACCGGCTCACTCTCAGCACACAGGTTCCCCAGCGTGTAAAGACACAactcctaaaaataaaaaaaagggaaaatggttttatccagcattcattttcattccagCATTCATTTTTATCCAGCATGATGCGCTCACAGTGGGCTGTTAAGCACCACTACTGCATATAAGCAGAGTGCTTATttcatacatatttatttcatgttttcctacaaaaactacactttttcttttcttttttacattgacATCATTAATGGCTTGTTACTTTAGTTCCATGCAGTGGCagcccagtgggtaaggaaacagacccgtaatcggaaggttgccggttggaatcctgaaccaccaaggtgccactgagcaaagtaccatccacacacacacacacacacacacacactgctcctatgacaatcacttcactttcacttgaggTTAGGCAATGGCaaacagagcttttttttttttttcccatctccaGTGTTTGCATTCAGAGTGAACAAATGTCATGTAGACTGCATTCATAAGTACATACACTTCCACTTGACTGAAGAATCTGTGCATTGTTGGACCGGCATTGAGACTTCTTTAATTGATCAGAGAGATGACATTAAATGATGTGCATGATGTGTAAGTGCATGTAACTAAGTGCACTTACAGTAAACTTGCCTCTCTGCCCTGAGAGGTAGGTGAGCAGGTAGGGGGTGGCTGGCAGACAtgcgagccccacgttggggcaaggagagtgagagagctgGTGCAGACATTTTGCTGCCTCCACACGACACTGGGCATCTGAGCCACTCAGGAGACCCACCAGAACCGGCACGCTGTTCTCCAACctgcgcacaaacacacagacatgcaacGAGCAGGAACGGCGTCACTGAAACGCTGCGCACCAGGCGTATCGGTAAACGTGGCAGGGAACAGTGCACGGATGGAGATACCGGATGAACGCGACGTGGACCTCAGGGCTTCTCAGCACATTTCTGAGCGAACGCAGCGCGGTGGCCTTGTCTTCACCACCAGTTTGAAGCTTGCACATTATCTCCACAACCTTGGCAGCAAACAAACGAACAAATAAATGGCACAATTAAAAGCATGAGATATTTGTTCATTAATAGGGCTCGAACGTCACCTGTTCACTGGATGCAGGCTTAACCGAGGCCCGCGTGTGCTCTTCatctccttcctcctcatcataGTCATGCAGAAGGAGCCTTTTGCTGACGAGATGGCGGTCCCGTCGAGCCTGCCGCAGCACTGCGATTTAAAGGGGAACCGCTGCAGGTTTTAAAACTCTCTCATCTGTTCTAGACAAAGCTAAAATATTTTGAGGCATTAAGGTGACAAGTTCATGGAATTTGCTCATCAGTCCCTATACGGCACTAAAGGAAGTTGGAAAAGGAGCAAAGCCGACAATATTCCTGAACTGGGCTCATTTTGTCCCAGTAAATATTTTAGTACACAATAAgagatctttttaaaaaatgattatttccTTGTTACGCCAGACTTCAACTGCCTTAACAGTGTTGAGTTAAAGACCATCATTAAGTAATGAAATTAAATCCATTCTGCATTGGAATATTTATGGGTTCATTTCACTTCCGTTTTTCATCATTCTAGCATTCGTTTGCGGGGTTTTCATAATTGCTGGATATTAATAAGTAAGGTAAATAAAACTTAAAAtggtcattttatatatatttacattgatattattataatttattattgtgcaTGAGACTGTTTCAGGCTAAACGCCGGTGTgcaggattttaaaaaaagacgaAGAATgacttcatttaaaataatatattcttTTATTTCCTTCACCGTTCGTTTTGAACACCTGACAaagtataaaatacatttggatGAATCCTACTTTTTACCTTTCTCTCGCTCGCGTCTCTTTAACTTGAACTCCTCTGAGCGGATCCCCGGACCACGAGCCTTGTGCCCGACCGTTCTCAGCCGCCACATCACCGCATCGCGTTCAGGGGTAGaatagttttaaaaaataaagttactAACACACGCCCGCTGTACTTTAAACGTCCCTGTCGGTGCTGAAGACCTGCCCACAACCTGCCCTGTTGCTGCTGTTCGACCTTCTTCTGCGGCCGGTGTTGTGAATGGATCCCGATTAAAACAAATGACAGCGCCCCCTGGCGAGAACGGCGGTCACGATGTTCACTCTTAGGaaaaatataatctaaaaaGTTGTAgaaaatctttttacaacatgtAAAATTGTGTACATACACATAAAGCAACCATATATTGCTGTATACAACagtctctttaaaaaatctaCATTATGTAGGGTGCCCAGATTTGAACTTCAGCTTTGAGtcatgaaggatttttttttttttttttttaaagggaaataAAAAGGTGCACAGGTCCTTCTTCGCCTCCATTCACCATTGCCTTCTCATCACTTCCTCATGCTTGATCCTGTGTATTCTTTAGCAACTTCCTtttctggaaaagaaaaaatttaaatgaataaatcccCGTACCACATACCCGCATAGCTAGACCTAAAACAACGACTGCTGTGCAGCAGAGACAATCAGCTAAGTTACAAACCACCACGAGCCATATTGAGAGAAATTTCAACGGCAAATAAAATACCTTCTTTGCAGCTGCCGCGTCAGCCTCACGTCCGGACACCTCCACttcttctgtctctttctcctGGTGCTTTTTCTCTGTACGTACATTGAACAGAATAGAGGAAAGTAAAGTGTAATTTAGAAATCAAAATTGTCATATTGTACAACACAAGTGAGGTTctataataaaccaaaaaaatgtcaaattgttgaacatctctccaaatcagggagtcATTGCTGCGATGGCGGCATTTCACAATCTTGGCTCAAGTTAGACGACGGGGAcgggttttccaacagtcctgaatgtttatactgaacactttcttatcgtttgctcatgttaatgagcatctcacaaagtgaaagtgtagtgattgtcattgtgaaacactgtagcgcagcacacggtgacagaacaaaatgtgttctctgcatttaaccatcacccctggtgagcagtgggtgcccggggagcagtgtgtggggacggtgctttgctcagtggcacctcagtggcaccttggctgatcaggagtcgaaccggcaaccttctgattatggggccgcttccttaaccgctaggccaccacagcagcaatagcggcttttgatgatgacaaagcCCCATGAAGTGTAAAAAGATGCGACTCTGGAAAAACactcaaacatacttcactttttcctgattcaaaaaatactaaatatgtttcttgcattagattcttcaaaatggctccatcttaagTCTCCATGACTGCCACAGAGTAGTTGCAGCCAACAAAATCACCAAAAACAACCTAAAACTTTGCCATAATAAGAAAAGATGACCTAGAGGCTTTATGACTGTCTGAGAGAAACGTTGTCTCAAAACACCGTTTCCCTCACCGGCCCAACCAGCCCTGATCTAGATCTTTCCATGAATCCCAATGCGCTTCCCAGCCAATCATGAGGCGAGATCATGTGGTCTGCATGTGGTCTAATAAATGACATCGCCTTGTTTTActcacttttcttctttttggagGAGACATCGGCGGTTGCCGTGGTGTCTGTCGTTTCCTGCGCTACGTCTGTCTCCGCCGGAGTCTTCAtcccctgctcttcctcctgttCGCATTTCTTTTtgatctttttcttcttcttcggcTCGGGGGGATTCGGTTCAGGGTCCAGCTCTGGGGCATCTTCTTCTCTGTGCttcctttttttactcttcTCTTTTACCTCAGCCGTGGCTGACGTTTGGGGTGGCTCTTCTGGCGTCTCGGGTTGGATGGGGACATCCGTGGCCTCCTCCATTtgtcgttttttcttttttctctcttttttagaCGGTACATCTGAAGATTCCTCACTCTTGTCCCTTTTGGCATCGCTGTGTTGGGACGGGTCTTCTGTGATGTCTGCTGAGGAGCCCAGGGCCGATGGGGCATCGAGATCTTCCGAGAggatctttgtttttttggactttgaCTTCTTTGATATTTTCTCTTCTGATGAGTTCTTGCCTTCATGGTCTATGGGGGCTTCGTTTGTGGTCTTGGTTTTGCCATTTGGAGAAATCAGACCACTTTCATCAGTCAGTAATTTAACCTTTTTATGTGTCAGAAGATTGTCTGTGTTTTCGTCAGTAGGGATGCTCCGAGCTCCATTGTGCTTTGATTTTGAGACTCCGGCATCTTTTTCTGGTAATATATCCCCTTCGCCATCATCCGACAGAGTTTTTGAGACTTTAGATTTGCCAGTTTTAGAAGGAGTCTGATTAATTTCcacaatatttgtgtgtttcaaaTGGATTTCATTTTTATCTGCTGATCTGGGCTGGGATTCAGTCTTCTTTTTGCTTCTTTTGGACGGTACATCTGAAGATTCATCACTGTTGTCCCTTTTGGCATTGCTGTGTTGGGACGGGTCTTTTGTGGTGTCTGCTGAGTAGGCCAGGGCAGATGTGTCTTCAAGATCTTGCGAaaggttcttgttttttttggactttggaGTTTTTAAAGGTGTTTGAGAATTCTCCTCAATAAGACACGTTGACTTCTTCTTTGATGAGGTCTTACATATTTTCTCTTCTGATGAGTTCTTGCCTTCATGGTCTATGGGGGGTTCGTTTGTGGTCTTGGTTTTGCCATTTGGAGAAATCAGACAACTTTCATCGGTCAGTAATTTGACCTTTTTATGTTTCAGAAGATTGTctttgtgtttctcttttttctcaGCCATGGCTGACGTTTGGGGTGGCTCTTCTGGCGTCTCGGGTTGGATGGGGACATCTGTGGCCTCCTCTATTtgtcgttttttcttttttctctcttttttggaTGGTACATCTGAAGATTCCTCACTCTTGTCCCTTTTGGCATCGCTGTGTTGGGACGGGTCTTCTGTGATGTCTGCTGAGGAGCTCAGGGCAGATGCGGCTTCAGGGCAGGTGGGGGGTTCGTTTGTGGTCTTGGTTTTGCCATTTGGAGAAATAAGACAACTTTCATCGGTCAgtaatttgacctttttttgtttcagaagACGGTCTTTGTTTTCATCAGTAGAGATGCTCTGAGCTCCATTGTGCTTTGAAGGAGTCTTTGCTTTGCCATTTTTGACAAAAGTCTGTGGATTTGAATCATTCTGACACTTTGTCTTCTCAGATTTAGAGACACCAGCATCTTTTTCTGCTAATACGTTCCCTTTGGATTTGCCCGTTTTTGAAGGAGTCTGATTACTTTCCacaatatttgtttgtttcaaatgtatttCAGCAGTTTTATCTGCTGAGCTCGGCCGGGATTCGTTACAGTGTTTCCCGCCATCTGCATTTTCATCTTTTGATGAAGTATTCGTCGACTTGTCAATTCCCAgagtatttttctttttgggtttggcactattttctttttttttgtctttaggaGAGGCCTTGGATTTGGGCTTCTTGACATTCTTCTCTTTCTTGGCGGGAGATACAGTCGGGCCGCTGGGATCCACTGATGCGATGGCTTCTTGTCTGGCGAtcatctgctcatctgtcaACATGGCAGTCAGAACAGCATTACTGGTATTTAGTGCTGGGAACTCCTATCATGCTCTTAAACACAATAATGTTTTAGGTCATTTATCATTGTCCTTGTCGTTGAATTGTATTGATCTGATTCATTAACATCAGAGCTATCAAAAATCCTtctaatgttgtaaatgacaatACTATCTACAAAAACCAGTTAATAAATGCATATTATCTGTATAGGACAATTATCAGCAAGAATTAGGCTCGAATTCCAATGAATACTGTCAAGTCTGTCAGATtattaaattgattaaaaatgcaataaaactgaACTGAATTTGATTATCAGTTGGATCAGAAAATGTGGGCTCAACATCATCTTAATCAAACTCAGTCAACGACTGAATGGAAAATATGACAATTAAAACAATGACCCGGAACGTTTGAACCGCAGAGTATTTTCTCGTGTTTGGCGTAGTGGTACCGGTCATTATCATGGCCAGCGTCTTCCACTTGTCCATGTCCAGGCTGCTGTCCGAGTCAGACACGTCTCCAGTGACGGGCACGGACGGGCATGGTACACTGccactcttcttcttcttctttgcgTTTTTAGTCGGTGATTTGACcctgttctttttctctctgcctGCCTACAGTAAAGCACACGAGGGGCAGATCAATATACTGAATACATTCTTATTGTAACAATATATAGGACTATATAAAATCTCTGTACACACAACAGCCTACCTTTGAACACCTTTTCCTGGCTTTCTctgtaaaaggaaaacatttaaatgtaactaaaCAGACAGAGGAAAGTTCAGagagcagaggaaaaaaaaaaaaacttcattggTGCAAATGGAAGTGCATAACAAGTGTATAACTCTACAACATAACTGAAAGAAAATTAACACAGTAGCCTGAGGACAATATCGAAGGCGAAAAAAGGTTTGGGATAACATGTGGCCACGTGGAGCTGCAATACTAAAACTACAGGCTTGAATCGTCCATTCCAGTAAATGCTAAATCAAAAGTGAGATCTAGGAAATTTGGAGGATTGACCTCTTCGCCGGCATTCCTGACAGACCCCATCATCATACTGAAAGTAACAGAGTTCGAATGGCATACTTTCATTATGAAGCACGGATTCTTTGGCAAATTCTGGACATGCTGTTTAAAGTTGGTCATGTTAAATCTGATGGATGTAGAAAAAGAGAAACTCCTACAATTTAACTAAATAGATCATAGATTGGCACTCTGCTACTGAGCCATTATCTGATGATATCATGTCGATTGGTGAACCCCCACAATAAAAAGAGATATGTTGTCTACAACAATCTTCAGGACGACCCACGGTTTGCACCATAGATACCCTGGGAGGTGGACAGGGGTCATCATGAGCACTGATCGGTCATCATTGCTGCCTGCACATAACCTCTCAGCAATTCAAGCATCTCCTGTGTTCTGTGCGACAGCCCGTGCTCATCATTTCACCAGGATCAACAGGTCAGTCCTCAGACCAGGTACTGACCACTGCATGAGGGAGTTtgggcatttttattttataccttCACCACCGCTTGATGTAATTAAATTCAAACCTTTACACATCTACCCACCCACTAAACATGATCGCAGTAAGAATACCTGTTGACGGTGTGCTTGAAGTATTTGGAGGCTTGATGCCCGACAGTTGACAGCCACTGCATGAACAAAAGCATCATGTAAAAGTTCCcaagaaacatttttataacGTTTATTAATAAGTAAGACACTCACACGGCCCATTTGTTGTACACGTTCCATAGTGAGGTATTTGCTGTACTGGCTGCTACCTGGAATATATGCATTCGTTTTATTACAGTAAAATCagtaaaacaataaagaaaacagtcGCACGTCTCATTtgcaatttatttgtttgtttatttctgaaCAGCAGCGCCGTTCAGAGGGTTGCAAACGCACGTCGCGAACCACAGCTAAAAGTAACACTACGTATCGGGTAGACGCAGAGTCGAGATCAAGTTCTTCCTCCGACACCGTAAACACAACGCACACGTGGGCGCGACCCCGCGCGCGCAGCGTGGAAGTGGGACTGACCAGAGGCGCATGCTTCTTCAGCACGCTGGCCGCCGCCTTATATCCGTTGTCTTTCAGGTGATGATAAATTAATCCGATCAGGTCGGTTTCCCCTGCTCGCTC of the Denticeps clupeoides chromosome 18, fDenClu1.1, whole genome shotgun sequence genome contains:
- the tmco6 gene encoding transmembrane and coiled-coil domain-containing protein 6 isoform X1, which codes for MWRLRTVGHKARGPGIRSEEFKLKRREREKVLRQARRDRHLVSKRLLLHDYDEEEGDEEHTRASVKPASSEQVVEIMCKLQTGGEDKATALRSLRNVLRSPEVHVAFIRLENSVPVLVGLLSGSDAQCRVEAAKCLHQLSHSPCPNVGLACLPATPYLLTYLSGQRGKFTELCLYTLGNLCAESEPVRERLQAQGIVMALVSCIQVSIFQGIHSNCVRGQVQQRIWTEFVLRQNHGGSLAVLEAVAFTLSQLLQAREGASKVAPLVLTLGLIPHLVAGLTPDPEFGIGAAIECAWCLHYLASCEVDKSELISQGVVSRCSSLLITLEETVAQGDLQEGLELLIWPLVRCLGNLLASSACENTEECVRDTRVLSALCGFSHRVLQMHPALTKETLWVVNNLTADSPAWCSALLSFGLLPGLLQLLPLSLGINCMVLRIVGNVAHKGSVFSLMLTQGGLLPPLCATLKMADPEVVTLSLEVLYLLVTSSQQAGEEFVKQNGQSVLEMIQYSSDEALRQRAAAIVDLLPQAAADER
- the tmco6 gene encoding transmembrane and coiled-coil domain-containing protein 6 isoform X2, with the protein product MWRLRTVGHKARGPGIRSEEFKLKRREREKVLRQARRDRHLVSKRLLLHDYDEEEGDEEHTRASVKPASSEQVVEIMCKLQTGGEDKATALRSLRNVLRSPEVHVAFIRLENSVPVLVGLLSGSDAQCRVEAAKCLHQLSHSPCPNVGLACLPATPYLLTYLSGQRGKFTELCLYTLGNLCAESEPVRERLQAQGIVMALVSCIQNHGGSLAVLEAVAFTLSQLLQAREGASKVAPLVLTLGLIPHLVAGLTPDPEFGIGAAIECAWCLHYLASCEVDKSELISQGVVSRCSSLLITLEETVAQGDLQEGLELLIWPLVRCLGNLLASSACENTEECVRDTRVLSALCGFSHRVLQMHPALTKETLWVVNNLTADSPAWCSALLSFGLLPGLLQLLPLSLGINCMVLRIVGNVAHKGSVFSLMLTQGGLLPPLCATLKMADPEVVTLSLEVLYLLVTSSQQAGEEFVKQNGQSVLEMIQYSSDEALRQRAAAIVDLLPQAAADER
- the LOC114768505 gene encoding axoneme-associated protein mst101(2)-like encodes the protein MTSEERAGETDLIGLIYHHLKDNGYKAAASVLKKHAPLVAASTANTSLWNVYNKWAVGCQLSGIKPPNTSSTPSTEKARKRCSKAGREKKNRVKSPTKNAKKKKKSGSVPCPSVPVTGDVSDSDSSLDMDKWKTLAMIMTDEQMIARQEAIASVDPSGPTVSPAKKEKNVKKPKSKASPKDKKKENSAKPKKKNTLGIDKSTNTSSKDENADGGKHCNESRPSSADKTAEIHLKQTNIVESNQTPSKTGKSKGNVLAEKDAGVSKSEKTKCQNDSNPQTFVKNGKAKTPSKHNGAQSISTDENKDRLLKQKKVKLLTDESCLISPNGKTKTTNEPPTCPEAASALSSSADITEDPSQHSDAKRDKSEESSDVPSKKERKKKKRQIEEATDVPIQPETPEEPPQTSAMAEKKEKHKDNLLKHKKVKLLTDESCLISPNGKTKTTNEPPIDHEGKNSSEEKICKTSSKKKSTCLIEENSQTPLKTPKSKKNKNLSQDLEDTSALAYSADTTKDPSQHSNAKRDNSDESSDVPSKRSKKKTESQPRSADKNEIHLKHTNIVEINQTPSKTGKSKVSKTLSDDGEGDILPEKDAGVSKSKHNGARSIPTDENTDNLLTHKKVKLLTDESGLISPNGKTKTTNEAPIDHEGKNSSEEKISKKSKSKKTKILSEDLDAPSALGSSADITEDPSQHSDAKRDKSEESSDVPSKKERKKKKRQMEEATDVPIQPETPEEPPQTSATAEVKEKSKKRKHREEDAPELDPEPNPPEPKKKKKIKKKCEQEEEQGMKTPAETDVAQETTDTTATADVSSKKKKKKKHQEKETEEVEVSGREADAAAAKKKRKLLKNTQDQA